A window of the Cicer arietinum cultivar CDC Frontier isolate Library 1 chromosome 6, Cicar.CDCFrontier_v2.0, whole genome shotgun sequence genome harbors these coding sequences:
- the LOC101512230 gene encoding senescence-specific cysteine protease SAG39-like encodes MAANNQLIYHISLALLLCLGLLAVQVTSRTLQDDSMYESHEQWMRHYAKVYKDSQEKDKRSKIFTQNINYIQAFNNAGNNKPYKLGINQYADLTNEEFISSRNKFKGHMCSSIIRTTTFKYQNVTAVPSTVDWRKKGAVTPVKNQGQCGCCWAFSAVAATEGIHKLSTGKLISLSEQELVDCDTKGVDQGCEGGLMDDAFKFIIQNHGLDTEAQYPYQGVDGTCYANEASVHAATITGYEDVPANNEQALQKAVANQPISVAIDASGSDFQFYKSGVFTGSCGTELDHGVTAVGYGVSNDGTKYWLVKNSWGTDWGEQGYIRMQRGVDAAEGLCGIAMQASYPTA; translated from the exons ATGGCTGCcaataatcaattaatatatcatatttcatTGGCTTTGCTTTTGTGTTTGGGATTGTTGGCAGTTCAAGTCACATCTCGCACTCTCCAAGATGACTCTATGTATGAGAGCCATGAGCAATGGATGCGTCACTATGCCAAAGTCTATAAGGATTCTCAAGAAAAGGATAAACGTTCCAAGATATTCACACAAAACATTAATTACATTCAAGCTTTCAACAATGCTGGGAATAACAAACCATACAAGCTAGGCATTAATCAATATGCGGACCTTACTAATGAGGAGTTTATATCATCTAGAAACAAATTCAAGGGGCATATGTGCTCCTCAATCATAAGGACAACTACTTTTAAGTACCAAAATGTAACTGCAGTTCCATCCACAGTTGATTGGAGGAAGAAAGGAGCAGTGACACCTGTGAAGAACCAAGGCCAATGTG GATGTTGTTGGGCGTTTTCTGCTGTTGCAGCAACTGAAGGAATTCATAAGTTGAGTACTGGAAAGTTGATCTCTTTATCAGAACAAGAACTTGTTGATTGTGACACAAAAGGTGTGGACCAAGGTTGTGAGGGTGGTCTTATGGATGATGCTTTCAAATTCATCATTCAAAATCATGGACTCGACACTGAAGCTCAATACCCTTATCAAGGTGTTGATGGAACATGCTACGCAAATGAAGCATCCGTCCATGCAGCTACCATTACTGGTTATGAAGATGTCCCTGCAAACAATGAGCAAGCATTACAAAAAGCTGTGGCAAATCAACCAATTTCTGTAGCCATTGATGCTAGTGGGTCTGACTTTCAATTTTACAAAAGTGGTGTCTTTACAGGTTCATGTGGAACTGAGTTGGATCATGGAGTCACTGCTGTGGGTTATGGTGTGAGTAATGATGGAACCAAGTATTGGTTGGTTAAGAACTCATGGGGCACTGATTGGGGTGAACAAGGTTACATTAGGATGCAAAGGGGAGTCGATGCTGCTGAAGGACTTTGTGGAATTGCAATGCAAGCATCTTACCCTACTGCTTAA